The following proteins come from a genomic window of Nicotiana tomentosiformis chromosome 12, ASM39032v3, whole genome shotgun sequence:
- the LOC104117437 gene encoding small ribosomal subunit protein eS12-like, translating into MSGEEAVVAETPAPAPALGEPMDIMTALQLVLRKSRAHGGLAKGLHEGAKVIEKHAAQLCVLAEDCDQPDYVKLVKALCADHNVNLITVPSAKTLGEWAGLCKIDSEGKARKVVGCGCVVVKDFGEETEGLHIVQEYVKSH; encoded by the exons ATGTCTGG TGAAGAGGCTGTTGTTGCTGAGACCCCAGCTCCAGCTCCCGCTCTTGGTGAGCCCATGGATATCATGACGGCGTTGCAACTCGTCCTCAGGAAATCACGGGCTCATGGTGGGTTAGCTAAAGGTCTTCATgagggtgcaaaggttattgagAAGCATGCTGCCCAACTTTGTGTATTGGCAGAGGACTGCGACCAACCAGACTATGTGAAATTGGTCAAAGCGCTATGTGCTGATCACAATGTTAACCTGATCACAGTTCCTAGTGCCAAGACACTTGGCGAATGGGCTGGT CTATGCAAGATTGATTCAGAAGGCAAAGCAAGGAAGGTTGTTGGGTGCGGTTGTGTTGTCGTAAAG GATTTTGGAGAGGAAACAGAAGGACTCCACATTGTTCAGGAATATGTGAAGTCTCACTGA
- the LOC138903317 gene encoding uncharacterized protein — protein sequence MEFIWRNIICRFRIPKEIVCDNGQQFIGTKITEFFQSWQIKRITSTPYHPVANGQAESTNKVIINNLKKRLEESKGKWPEVLPGVLWAYRTTTKTGTGGTPFSLVYGAEALIPVKVGEPSTRYIQATEESNEEEMRMNLDLLEERREAALIRMAAQKQIIKRYYNRKAHLKYFKIGDFILKKGFQSTKAANVGKLSPNWEGPYRIRSITGKGAYELETMEGKVLPSNWNVVHLKKYYF from the coding sequence ATGGAATTTATTTGGCGaaacattatatgccgattcagaattccaaaagaaatcgtatgtgataatggCCAGCAATTCATAGGCACAAAAATCACAGAATTTTTTCAGAGTTGGCAGATTAAAAGGATAACTTCCACACCTTACCACCCTGTGGCCaatggacaagccgaatcaacaaacaaagttATTATTAATAACTTGAAGAAAAGACTAGAGGAGTCAAAAGGCAAGTGGCCTGAAGTGTTACCAGGAGTCTTATGGGCTTATCGAACGACAACAAAGACAGGTACGGGAGGGACTCCATTTTCACTTGTTTATGGTGCTGAAGCCTTAATTCCAGTTAAAGTAGGTGAACCAAGTACGAGATATATACAAGCAACTGAGGAATCAAACGAGGAAGAAATGCGAATGAATTTAGATTTGCTCGAAGAAAGGAGAGAAGCGGCTCTAATAAGAATGGCGGCTCAGAAACAAATTATCAAGCGATACTACAACCGGAAAGCTCAtcttaaatacttcaaaattgGGGACTTCATCCTCAAAAAGGGTTTTCAATCAACGAAAGCAGCTAATGTagggaaattgagtccaaattgggaaggaccctatagaATTCGAAGCATCACTGGAAAGGGAGCATATGAGTTGGAAACCATGGAAGGCAAAGTACTACCATCAAATTGGAACGTTGTTCATTTAAAGAAGTATTACTTCTAG